The sequence TGGCCAAGGCAGGCGCGCGTGTCGACGGTCAGCGGTTCGTGTCCCACGTCACGCTCGCCCGGCTCGGACGTCCGGAGAACGTCTCGTCCTGGGTGCGCCTGCTCGACGCCTACGACGGACCGGCCTGGGTCGTCGACGAGGTCGCACTCGTCGCCTCCCACCTCGGCGAGGGGCCGCGGCGGCGTCCTCGGCACGAGGTCGTCTCGACCCACCGCCTAGCCTGAACCCGTGCACCGACCCCTTCTGCGAACCCTGCGCCACTCGCTGGTCGACAAGTCGCCGCGCAACCACCGCGACACCGACGCCGACCTGCGGCGCCGCCAGCTGGTCTGCGTCGCGGTCGTGCTGATCGGTGCCGCCACCCTGGGCTGGTCGCTGCGGATCGAGCCGGGCAGCCTGTGGTTCTATCCCGCGACCTTCGCGCTCGCGGCCGTGTGGGCGATCGGTGCCTTCGCCTCCGGCAACCTCCACCTCGGCCACATCGGCGTGGAGGTCGCTCGTCGCCCCGTGTGGCCGCCGGTGCTCGTCGGGCTCGTCCTGTCGGCGGTCTTCCTCGGCGGCTCGTTGGTGGTGCGCGAGATCCCCTGGCTGGCCGAGCGCGTCCGCGA comes from Nocardioides piscis and encodes:
- a CDS encoding CPBP family intramembrane glutamic endopeptidase, with amino-acid sequence MHRPLLRTLRHSLVDKSPRNHRDTDADLRRRQLVCVAVVLIGAATLGWSLRIEPGSLWFYPATFALAAVWAIGAFASGNLHLGHIGVEVARRPVWPPVLVGLVLSAVFLGGSLVVREIPWLAERVRDVLDYADQGSLSLLIVITAVNGIAEELFFRGALYAAIPRHPVVWTTIAYGLATAATGNPMLAFAAVFIGVVVGLERRASGGVLAPILTHVTWSLSMLLALPLVLG